One uncultured Carboxylicivirga sp. genomic window, CAAAACCACCTCCCCGTCAACACTAATCATATCCATCAAACGCTTTGGTACCAAAAAACGACCATTCCCATCCAGTGCAATTTCTGCAGAAGAACGATACATTGCTCTTTTTAATCGACGATCCTTCTGACGATAAGAACTCAACCTATCTTCCCACACTTTCACTTCTTCCATCCAACGATCATAAGGAACCAAAACCAGACAATCTTCAAACAAATCTTTACTGATCACAAAACACTGCTGACCACCATCACTCATTGCTTTTTTAAACAGTGATGGCAACACAATGCGCCCTTTTGCATCAGGCTTACAAACAAAATCGCCTATAAATGTGATCATTAACAAAATGAAATTAGTAATGTAAAAGTAAGTAAAAAAGAAACCACTTCCAACCACTTTACTCCACTTTATACCACATTGTTAATAACTTTTCTTACCTACATCCAACAATGGCCAAATGATTTCAGTCAGCAACTAGGGTTATTTCTAATATTTTTTCTAAACTTTAAGCTCAAATTTGTTAACAATCATCATGAGTGATAAAGAAAAACCAGCTAAACTTATTGATATAGACAAGGTTTTTGAAGAGAAGAATCCGGAACTTAAAAAAATCATTCCTAAATTTCTTATCAAATACCTGAAACGAATCACCCATCAGGATGAAATAAACGAGTTCATCGTTAATAATTCTCACATTTTTGGGATAGAATACGCGGAAGCTATTGTTAAAAATTTCGGCGCAAGATACATCATTCAGGGTGAAGAAAACATACCTAAAGAAGGAAGATTTGTATTTGCAGCCAACCATCCATTAGGTGGAATGGACGGAATGGTGTTTGTAGCTGCTGTAGGTAAGTTTTTTAGCCAATTGAAATTTCCGGTGAATGATATTCTGATGCATTTAAAAAATTTGAATTCAATATTCTTACCTGTTAACAAACATGGGGGACACCCTAAAGAGGCTGCCCGATTAATAGATGAAGCATACGCCAGCGATGACCAAATGCTAATGTTTCCTGCAGGATTGGTTTCAAGACGTAAAAAAGGCATCATCAGAGACCTGGAATGGAAAAAGACATTTGTAACAAAGGCTAAACAACACAAACGATCAATAATTCCGGTTCATATTTCGGGTGAAAATACCAATTTCTTCTACAACCTTGCCAATTGGAGAAAAAGGTTAGGCATCAAGGCAAACATTGAAATGCTTTATTTGGCAGATGAGCTTTATCAACAATACAACAAAACAATCGTGATTACTTTTGGCAAGCCCATCCCTTCAGAAAATCTGAATAATGGAACCACTCCTTACGATTGGGCTCAAAAAATAAGAGAGGAAGTTTACTCCTTGAAAAAATAAACTAAATTTGTAAGTCATTAACAAAACTAGTGAATGAGAGCAAAAGACATTATACCTCCTGTGCCTAGCGAAGAGCTTGAAGCTGAATTAACACAGGAAACTTTTGTTAGGAACACCAACAAGGGGAATAATAAAATTTACGATTTTACAGCTCACGAAGCACCTGCTTTAATGAAGGAAGTAGGCAGATTAAGAGAAGTCAGCTTTCGAATGGCAGGCGGTGGAACAGGTAAAGATGCTGATATCGATGACTATGATATTGCTGAAGTTCCTTATCGTCAATTAATCGTTTGGGATCCGGAGGAAAAAGAAATTCTTGGCGGATACCGTTATTTATTAGGTAATGACATACCTGTAGATGAAAATGGCCAAGTTAAATTAGCTACTTCAAGACTTTTCCATTTTTCGGAAAAGTTCATTAAAGAATATTTACCAACCACTATTGAGCTGGGTCGCTCCTTTGTTCAACCTATTTATCAGTCATCAAAAGCAGGTGCTAAAAGCCTTTTTGCACTTGATAATTTATGGGATGGGTTGGGATCATTGATTGTTAGTCATCCAGAAATGAAATATTTTTTTGGTAAGGTAACCATGTACACTCATTACAATAAATCGGCCAGAGATTTGATTCTTGGCTTTATGAGTAAACATTTTGGAGACCCCGACAACTTGATTTATCCTCATGAACCGGTTAAGATTGGATTAACTCCAGAAGACATTAAGGTTATTTTTCCAAATACAACCTTTGCTGAAGATTATAAAATCTTAACTAAAAAAGTGCGTGAATTTGGTGAAAACATTCCTCCATTGATTAATGCTTATATGAACTTATCTCCTTCTATGAGAACCTTCGGAACTGCGATCAATGATAGGTTCGGAGACGTTGAAGAGACTGGCATCATAATCACTATCAACGAATTATATAAACAAAAGATCGGCCGTCATGTTACAACTTTCAAACCTGACGAACCACACATTTAAAAATATCATAAAATAAAGAATGAGCTGCTTTCAAACAATTGCAGCTCTTTTTTTTTATATATTTATTGATAATTGAACCAATATGACAAACCAATTTGACTTAGTTGTTATCGGAAGTGGACCTGCTGGTTTTTCTGCTGCAGTAAGAGCTCTGGATTACGGATTACACGTATGCATTGTTGAAGCCAAACATCTGGGTGGTGCAGGCATTATGAATGGTGCCCTAACTTCAAAAACCATGTACGAACTTTCGATGGATTATGCCGTTGCTGCCAGAATAGACAGAGGTTACCGGGTAGGTGCTCTCAGCGTTGATTTTAATGAAGTGAAAAAAACGGTTATTCGGGCTGCTAAAGAAAAGCAATACCAAATGTTAAGTCAGATTGAAACTTTCTCTCCCGAAAAAAGTCAGAAAGGTTCCTTATCTATTGAATACGGATGGGCCAAATTTAAAACTTCCAATTCTATAGAATTAAAAAACAACAATACTATAAAGGAAATATTTGCCAAAAACTTTGTTATTGCAACAGGCTCAAGACCCAGAGAATACGAACAATTACAAATTGATGGCGAGAGAATTATCACTTCAGATGGTATTCTTGATCTGAAGGAGTTTCCTGAAAGAATGTTGATTATTGGTTCGGGTATAATAGGCTGTGAATTTGCTACAATTTTTTCCAATTTTGCACAAACGGAAGTGCATTTATTAGACAGATCCAACAGGGTATTACCATACGAAGATGATGACGTAAGTACCTTTGTATCGAAAAATCTGGAAAAGAATGGTGTTTTAATTCACCACACAGCAACATTACGACATATTAAAAAACATCCTAAACACCTTGAAGTGGTCCTTGATTATCAAGACGGTCACAGTAAAGTGATTGAAGTTGACGTTGCATTGGTCGCAATTGGCAGAGTTCCCAACACTGAAGGTTTAGGACTTGACAAGTTAGGTATACAAATTAATTCAAACGGTACAATTCCTATTCAGGATGATTGTGTTTTACATGATGATACGGGCAATTGTCATGTTTATGCTGCCGGTGATGTAACGGGGCATACGCAATTATATAGCGTTGCCGAATTTCAGGGAAGGCTGGCTGCTGAAAAAATCGGGGATGTACCTTTATATCCTCTTGACTATTCACACATGTCAACTTTAATGTTCTTTAAACCAGAGGTAGCAGCTGTTGGAGCCAACGAAAAGATGTTACAACAGAAAAAGATTCCATACAAAGCAGCCTTCTACTCCAATAAATTGGTTAACAGAGCCATTGCAATGCGAAATACAAATGGATTTGTTAAAATCCTGGTAAGC contains:
- a CDS encoding NAD(P)/FAD-dependent oxidoreductase encodes the protein MTNQFDLVVIGSGPAGFSAAVRALDYGLHVCIVEAKHLGGAGIMNGALTSKTMYELSMDYAVAARIDRGYRVGALSVDFNEVKKTVIRAAKEKQYQMLSQIETFSPEKSQKGSLSIEYGWAKFKTSNSIELKNNNTIKEIFAKNFVIATGSRPREYEQLQIDGERIITSDGILDLKEFPERMLIIGSGIIGCEFATIFSNFAQTEVHLLDRSNRVLPYEDDDVSTFVSKNLEKNGVLIHHTATLRHIKKHPKHLEVVLDYQDGHSKVIEVDVALVAIGRVPNTEGLGLDKLGIQINSNGTIPIQDDCVLHDDTGNCHVYAAGDVTGHTQLYSVAEFQGRLAAEKIGDVPLYPLDYSHMSTLMFFKPEVAAVGANEKMLQQKKIPYKAAFYSNKLVNRAIAMRNTNGFVKILVSNDEEQRILGMRAAGPQASAFIVSVAHLINQGNSLQEVLKIFYPHPSIPEGIQECLRTISNKSIYKKEAFPDLIHIREWFPD
- a CDS encoding 1-acyl-sn-glycerol-3-phosphate acyltransferase, whose product is MSDKEKPAKLIDIDKVFEEKNPELKKIIPKFLIKYLKRITHQDEINEFIVNNSHIFGIEYAEAIVKNFGARYIIQGEENIPKEGRFVFAANHPLGGMDGMVFVAAVGKFFSQLKFPVNDILMHLKNLNSIFLPVNKHGGHPKEAARLIDEAYASDDQMLMFPAGLVSRRKKGIIRDLEWKKTFVTKAKQHKRSIIPVHISGENTNFFYNLANWRKRLGIKANIEMLYLADELYQQYNKTIVITFGKPIPSENLNNGTTPYDWAQKIREEVYSLKK
- a CDS encoding GNAT family N-acetyltransferase, producing the protein MRAKDIIPPVPSEELEAELTQETFVRNTNKGNNKIYDFTAHEAPALMKEVGRLREVSFRMAGGGTGKDADIDDYDIAEVPYRQLIVWDPEEKEILGGYRYLLGNDIPVDENGQVKLATSRLFHFSEKFIKEYLPTTIELGRSFVQPIYQSSKAGAKSLFALDNLWDGLGSLIVSHPEMKYFFGKVTMYTHYNKSARDLILGFMSKHFGDPDNLIYPHEPVKIGLTPEDIKVIFPNTTFAEDYKILTKKVREFGENIPPLINAYMNLSPSMRTFGTAINDRFGDVEETGIIITINELYKQKIGRHVTTFKPDEPHI
- a CDS encoding division/cell wall cluster transcriptional repressor MraZ; its protein translation is MITFIGDFVCKPDAKGRIVLPSLFKKAMSDGGQQCFVISKDLFEDCLVLVPYDRWMEEVKVWEDRLSSYRQKDRRLKRAMYRSSAEIALDGNGRFLVPKRLMDMISVDGEVVLLGVGSSIELWSRQQLEAGDLEGEELGDLAEELLGKDSPLTE